A genome region from Panthera uncia isolate 11264 chromosome A3 unlocalized genomic scaffold, Puncia_PCG_1.0 HiC_scaffold_11, whole genome shotgun sequence includes the following:
- the PANK2 gene encoding pantothenate kinase 2, mitochondrial isoform X3, with the protein MGAGRLGVPMERHGRAADTSASAGEPAPEGPDGRRRELLRRRASSASEPPVGSSASASVEGIRRNRPGSYSGAPSASRQRVESLRKKRQLFPWFGLDIGGTLVKLVYFEPKDITAEEEEEEVESLKSIRKYLTSNVAYGSTGIRDVHLELKDLTLCGRKGNLHFIRFPTHDMPAFIQMGRDKNFSSLHTVFCATGGGAYKFEQDFLTSWRRNFFWSLLSSHRLQHF; encoded by the exons ATGGGAGCGGGCCGGCTCGGCGTGCCCATGGAGCGCCACGGCAGAGCGGCCGACACCTCCGCCTCGGCGGGGGAGCCGGCGCCCGAAGGGCCTGATGGGCGGCGGCGGGAGCTGCTGCGGCGCCGGGCGAGTAGCGCGTCGGAGCCCCCAGTCGGGTCCTCTGCCTCGGCTTCGGTAGAGGGCATTAGGCGAAACCGGCCCGGCTCCTACAGCGGCGCTCCCTCGGCCTCCCGCCAGCGCGTGGAAAGCCTCAGGAAGAAGCGGCAGC ttTTTCCATGGTTTGGCTTGGATATTGGTGGAACCCTGGTTAAGCTGGTTTATTTTGAACCCAAAGACATCActgctgaagaagaagaagaagaggtggAAAGTCTTAAAAGCATTCGGAAGTACCTGACCTCCAATGTGGCTTATGGGTCCACAGGTATTCGGGATGTGCACCTGGAGCTGAAGGACCTGACTCTGTGTGGACGCAAGGGCAATCTGCACTTTATACGCTTTCCCACTCATGACATGCCTGCTTTTATTCAGATGGGCAGAGATAAAAACTTCTCGAGTCTTCACACTGTCTTTTGTGCCACTGGAGGTGGAGCGTACAAATTTGAGCAGGATTTTCTcaca tcTTGGAGGAGGAACTTTTTTTGGTCTCTGCTGTCTTCTCACCGGCTGCAGCACTTTTGA
- the PANK2 gene encoding pantothenate kinase 2, mitochondrial isoform X4 translates to MGAGRLGVPMERHGRAADTSASAGEPAPEGPDGRRRELLRRRASSASEPPVGSSASASVEGIRRNRPGSYSGAPSASRQRVESLRKKRQLFPWFGLDIGGTLVKLVYFEPKDITAEEEEEEVESLKSIRKYLTSNVAYGSTGIRDVHLELKDLTLCGRKGNLHFIRFPTHDMPAFIQMGRDKNFSSLHTVFCATGGGAYKFEQDFLTVFESLEFLGVGFLIGR, encoded by the exons ATGGGAGCGGGCCGGCTCGGCGTGCCCATGGAGCGCCACGGCAGAGCGGCCGACACCTCCGCCTCGGCGGGGGAGCCGGCGCCCGAAGGGCCTGATGGGCGGCGGCGGGAGCTGCTGCGGCGCCGGGCGAGTAGCGCGTCGGAGCCCCCAGTCGGGTCCTCTGCCTCGGCTTCGGTAGAGGGCATTAGGCGAAACCGGCCCGGCTCCTACAGCGGCGCTCCCTCGGCCTCCCGCCAGCGCGTGGAAAGCCTCAGGAAGAAGCGGCAGC ttTTTCCATGGTTTGGCTTGGATATTGGTGGAACCCTGGTTAAGCTGGTTTATTTTGAACCCAAAGACATCActgctgaagaagaagaagaagaggtggAAAGTCTTAAAAGCATTCGGAAGTACCTGACCTCCAATGTGGCTTATGGGTCCACAGGTATTCGGGATGTGCACCTGGAGCTGAAGGACCTGACTCTGTGTGGACGCAAGGGCAATCTGCACTTTATACGCTTTCCCACTCATGACATGCCTGCTTTTATTCAGATGGGCAGAGATAAAAACTTCTCGAGTCTTCACACTGTCTTTTGTGCCACTGGAGGTGGAGCGTACAAATTTGAGCAGGATTTTCTcaca GTGTTTGAGTCACTTGAATTTCTTGGAGTTGGCTTTCTAATAGGGCGGTGA